The Corvus moneduloides isolate bCorMon1 chromosome 25, bCorMon1.pri, whole genome shotgun sequence genome includes a window with the following:
- the LOC116455729 gene encoding complement receptor type 1-like, whose amino-acid sequence MSCSIPRPGCVCGNQFTFSWASREGSEVGGARGGGQMMALGLFFLTVLATLVSCQDPEGQLDTYWSGTAPICVGGCKGRHKELKRSQCGNGSCCWLGYKSFCRVNCGRPEADFNSVVHGNDWWVGSVVRYSCRPGFLLLGEPASACQSDGRWTPKPSCLRICLRGRIEISERDITGKCSSSCGSQAHLGAFLNRGCIKISACVTKLSGWARWFQRCDICECDCHVPCGSST is encoded by the exons atgTCCTGCAGCATCCCCCGGCCTGGGTGTGTGTGTGGAAACCAATTCACTTTCTCCTGGGCGAGCAGAGAGGGGTCTGAGGTTGGAGGGGCGAGGGGAGGAGGGCAGATGATGGCACTGGGCCTCTTCTTCCTCACCGTGCTGGCCACGCTGGTCTCCTGCCAGGACCCAGAAG GACAGCTGGACACTTACTGGTCTGGCACGGCGCCCATCTGCGTGGGGGGCTGCAAGGGGAGGCACAAGGAGCTGAAGAGGAGCCAGTGTGGGAacggcagctgctgctggctgggctacAAGTCCTTCTGCAGAG TGAACTGCGGGCGGCCCGAGGCGGATTTTAACTCGGTGGTGCACGGGAACGACTGGTGGGTGGGCTCCGTGGTGCGCTACAGCTGCCGGCCCggcttcctgctgctgggggagcccGCCAGCGCCTGCCAGTCCGACGGCCGCTGGACCCCCAAGCCCTCCTGCCTCC GGATCTGCCTGCGGGGCCGCATCGAGATCAGCGAGCGGGACATCACCGGCAAGTGCTCCTCGTCCTGCGGCAGCCAGGCGCATCTGGGAGCCTTCCTCAATCGCGGCTGCATCAAGATCTCGGCCTGTGTCACCAAGCTGTCGGGCTGGGCCCGCTGGTTCCAGCGCTGTGACATCTGCGAGTGCGACTGCCACGTGCCCTGCG GTTCCTCCACGTAG